A stretch of the Paramormyrops kingsleyae isolate MSU_618 chromosome 16, PKINGS_0.4, whole genome shotgun sequence genome encodes the following:
- the vtcn1 gene encoding V-set domain-containing T-cell activation inhibitor 1 produces MASIGQIIFWGIIILIFIVGGFIILLLSIAFTRYQSIVESKDTFPVGNITQDIILDCTFDPSSVNGKLAVDATITWTKDGLGGVVYLYQDRAAQLQNQNLQFRNRAELFQNAIAVGNASLLLRNITVEDPGTYRCGVSAPSGHGTVSIQLRVAAYSAPSFTETNNSILTAVANTWFPEPNVTWSDHAGNILNGNTSLFTNYNRISRVLSRLEQPVLLNETYTFLIQNNLVKSVSSATITGTGVLETTSFTFSTSPMLLPKWLSLLISLHPWLCWRL; encoded by the exons ATGGCCTCAATCGGGCAGATCATCTTCTGGGG CATCATCATCTTAATATTCATAGTTGGTGGGTTCATCATCCTCCTGTTGTCCATTGCATTTACAC GCTACCAGTCCATTGTGGAAAGCAAAGACACATTCCCTGTAGGAAACATCACGCAGGACATCATTTTGGACTGCACCTTCGACCCATCAAGCGTAAATGGGAAATTGGCGGTTGACGCCACTATCACCTGGACAAAAGATGGGCTGGGTGGGGTGGTGTACCTCTACCAAGACAGAGCGGCCCAACTGCAGAACCAGAACCTACAGTTCAGGAACAGGGCAGAGCTGTTCCAAAATGCCATTGCCGTTGGCAATGCCTCCCTGCTACTGCGCAACATCACGGTGGAAGACCCTGGCACTTACCGCTGTGGTGTGAGCGCCCCCAGCGGACATGGAACTGTCAGTATACAACTGAGAGTAGCTG CATACTCTGCCCCCAGCTTCACTGAGACGAACAACAGCATTTTAACTGCTGTGGCAAACACATGGTTTCCTGAACCAAATGTCACCTGGTCAGACCATGCCGGGAACATACTAAACGGCAATACCAGCCTCTTCACAAACTATAATAGGATCTCCCGTGTGCTGAGCAGGCTGGAGCAGCCGGTTCTCCTGAATGAAACGTATACCTTCCTCATCCAGAATAACCTGGTCAAATCTGTGTCCAGTGCAACAATCACAG GAACAGGAGTATTGGAGACAACGTCCTTCACCTTTAGCACGTCGCCAATGCTGCTGCCTAAGTGGCTGAGTCTCCTTATCTCTCTCCATCCCTGGCTGTGCTGGCGGCTCTAA
- the trim45 gene encoding E3 ubiquitin-protein ligase TRIM45 isoform X1, with the protein MSVISEKPFPAQKADILPDTGCGVQQKHAAADGDVAFTGSKAVCRVCKHFYRDPKILPCLHTFCAECIRQLEPFSVLGINGKSIFPEESYLRDQHTVTVLCPECDSEVDLPPSGVDALPTDHLALDEVFLESLLKEDCELVCDLCGEGDAESRCELCCANLCEFCCQAHRRQKKTLSHWVERLQDLKARGHVPQVALCRLHPGERLQLFCEQCDTVVCRECASANHWGHQCSPTQEAASRSAEHIRQLAGSMQPHLGRLEEALKWVDDSQHSLQTQVDAVAQEVRAFARGYARAIETHCLVLLQRLEDVRLQRRNVLHLQGAQLRQVLADTRGAVNFAERLLECGSDVGVLSACMVTVCRLERLAEANGSEPLCVSAADSSSICFLPQESGGQVAGYPVVGVIHAKTVDPSKCVIQGEGHQCGWEGQRGEFTLLCRDTAGETMGRGGDTVLVSIVHKERRTCMVEAKVVDNGDGSYGVSYTPLKPGSYSAWICVKAQHVKGSPFVLTVKRKVRRHRGVFHCCSFCSSGGAKEARCGCGGSMPGGYQGCGHGHLGHPGRAHWSCCGSTVEASECLGGSIETGSARNTIRSVDL; encoded by the exons ATGTCAGTGATTAGTGAGAAGCCCTTCCCGGCGCAGAAAGCCGACATACTGCCGGATACGGGCTGCGGCGTCCAGCAGAAGCACGCCGCGGCGGACGGGGATGTCGCCTTTACGGGCTCCAAGGCAGTGTGCCGAGTCTGTAAGCACTTCTATCGCGACCCCAAAATTTTGCCGTGTTTGCACACGTTTTGCGCCGAGTGCATACGCCAGCTAGAGCCCTTCTCCGTACTCGGCATTAACGGTAAAAGTATTTTCCCCGAAGAGTCGTACCTCCGCGACCAGCACACCGTCACCGTGCTGTGCCCCGAGTGTGACTCCGAGGTGGACCTGCCACCCTCTGGGGTGGATGCCCTACCCACCGATCATCTGGCCCTCGACGAGGTTTTTTTGGAGTCTCTGCTGAAGGAAGACTGCGAGCTAGTGTGTGACCTGTGCGGCGAGGGCGACGCCGAAAGCCGCTGCGAATTGTGCTGCGCCAATCTCTGTGAATTCTGCTGCCAGGCGCACAg AAGGCAGAAGAAGACCTTATCTCACTGGGTGGAGCGGCTTCAGGACCTGAAGGCCCGGGGCCACGTCCCACAGGTGGCGCTGTGCCGCCTGCACCCTGGCGAGCGGTTGCAGCTTTTCTGTGAGCAGTGTGACACCGTGGTTTGCCGGGAGTGTGCCTCAGCTAACCACTGGGGGCATCAGTGCAGCCCCACCCAAGAGGCAGCCAGCCGCTCCGCAGAACACATCCGGCAGCTGGCAGGAAGCATGCAGCCGCACCTCGGCCGGCTAGAGGAGGCGCTGAAGTGGGTGGATGACTCCCAGCATTCCCTGCAGACACAGGTGGATGCAGTGGCACAGGAGGTGCGGGCTTTCGCCCGAGGCTATGCCCGTGCCATTGAGACCCACTGTCTCGTGTTGCTACAACGACTAGAGGATGTGCGTCTGCAGCGACGAAATGTActccacctgcagggggcgcagcTGAGACAAGTGCTGGCCGACACAAGGGGTGCAGTGAATTTTGCAGAACGGCTGCTGGAATGTGGATCCGATGTGGGTGTGCTGAGTGCCTGCATGGTGACGGTGTGCAGGctggagaggctggcagaggcAAATGGGAGTGagcctctgtgtgtgtcagctgCTGACAGCAGCAGCATTTGCTTCTTGCCCCAGGAGAGCGGAGGGCAGGTGGCAGGTTACCCTGTGGTGGGGGTCATCCATGCGAAGACTGTAGATCCCAGCAAGTGTGTCATCCAGGGTGAAG GCCATCAGTGTGGCTGGGAAGGCCAGCGCGGCGAGTTCACCCTGCTCTGCAGGGATACAGCCGGGGAGACCATGGGCCGGGGTGGAGACACAGTGCTGGTCAGCATCGTCCACAAGGAGAGGAGAACCTG CATGGTGGAAGCCAAGGTGGTAGATAATGGCGACGGATCCTACGGTGTGTCCTACACACCCTTGAAGCCTGGCTCCTACTCTGCGTGGATCTGTGTCAAAGCTCAACACGTTAAG GGCTCACCTTTTGTCCTGACAGTGAAGAGGAAGGTACGCAGACACCGCGGTGTGTTTCACTGCTGTTCCTTCTGCTCCAGTGGTGGTGCTAAAGAGGCCCGATGTGGCTGTGGGGGGTCGATGCCAG GCGGATACCAGGGCTGCGGACACGGACACCTGGGCCACCCAGGCAGGGCCCACTGGTCGTGTTGTGGTAGCACAGTGGAGGCCTCCGAGTGCCTAGGGGGCAGCATTGAGACAGGTTCCGCCCGTAACACCATCAGGTCTGTGGACCTCTGA
- the trim45 gene encoding E3 ubiquitin-protein ligase TRIM45 isoform X2: MSVISEKPFPAQKADILPDTGCGVQQKHAAADGDVAFTGSKAVCRVCKHFYRDPKILPCLHTFCAECIRQLEPFSVLGINGKSIFPEESYLRDQHTVTVLCPECDSEVDLPPSGVDALPTDHLALDEVFLESLLKEDCELVCDLCGEGDAESRCELCCANLCEFCCQAHRRQKKTLSHWVERLQDLKARGHVPQVALCRLHPGERLQLFCEQCDTVVCRECASANHWGHQCSPTQEAASRSAEHIRQLAGSMQPHLGRLEEALKWVDDSQHSLQTQVDAVAQEVRAFARGYARAIETHCLVLLQRLEDVRLQRRNVLHLQGAQLRQVLADTRGAVNFAERLLECGSDVGVLSACMVTVCRLERLAEANGSEPLCVSAADSSSICFLPQESGGQVAGYPVVGVIHAKTVDPSKCVIQGEGHQCGWEGQRGEFTLLCRDTAGETMGRGGDTVLVSIVHKERRTCMVEAKVVDNGDGSYGVSYTPLKPGSYSAWICVKAQHVK, translated from the exons ATGTCAGTGATTAGTGAGAAGCCCTTCCCGGCGCAGAAAGCCGACATACTGCCGGATACGGGCTGCGGCGTCCAGCAGAAGCACGCCGCGGCGGACGGGGATGTCGCCTTTACGGGCTCCAAGGCAGTGTGCCGAGTCTGTAAGCACTTCTATCGCGACCCCAAAATTTTGCCGTGTTTGCACACGTTTTGCGCCGAGTGCATACGCCAGCTAGAGCCCTTCTCCGTACTCGGCATTAACGGTAAAAGTATTTTCCCCGAAGAGTCGTACCTCCGCGACCAGCACACCGTCACCGTGCTGTGCCCCGAGTGTGACTCCGAGGTGGACCTGCCACCCTCTGGGGTGGATGCCCTACCCACCGATCATCTGGCCCTCGACGAGGTTTTTTTGGAGTCTCTGCTGAAGGAAGACTGCGAGCTAGTGTGTGACCTGTGCGGCGAGGGCGACGCCGAAAGCCGCTGCGAATTGTGCTGCGCCAATCTCTGTGAATTCTGCTGCCAGGCGCACAg AAGGCAGAAGAAGACCTTATCTCACTGGGTGGAGCGGCTTCAGGACCTGAAGGCCCGGGGCCACGTCCCACAGGTGGCGCTGTGCCGCCTGCACCCTGGCGAGCGGTTGCAGCTTTTCTGTGAGCAGTGTGACACCGTGGTTTGCCGGGAGTGTGCCTCAGCTAACCACTGGGGGCATCAGTGCAGCCCCACCCAAGAGGCAGCCAGCCGCTCCGCAGAACACATCCGGCAGCTGGCAGGAAGCATGCAGCCGCACCTCGGCCGGCTAGAGGAGGCGCTGAAGTGGGTGGATGACTCCCAGCATTCCCTGCAGACACAGGTGGATGCAGTGGCACAGGAGGTGCGGGCTTTCGCCCGAGGCTATGCCCGTGCCATTGAGACCCACTGTCTCGTGTTGCTACAACGACTAGAGGATGTGCGTCTGCAGCGACGAAATGTActccacctgcagggggcgcagcTGAGACAAGTGCTGGCCGACACAAGGGGTGCAGTGAATTTTGCAGAACGGCTGCTGGAATGTGGATCCGATGTGGGTGTGCTGAGTGCCTGCATGGTGACGGTGTGCAGGctggagaggctggcagaggcAAATGGGAGTGagcctctgtgtgtgtcagctgCTGACAGCAGCAGCATTTGCTTCTTGCCCCAGGAGAGCGGAGGGCAGGTGGCAGGTTACCCTGTGGTGGGGGTCATCCATGCGAAGACTGTAGATCCCAGCAAGTGTGTCATCCAGGGTGAAG GCCATCAGTGTGGCTGGGAAGGCCAGCGCGGCGAGTTCACCCTGCTCTGCAGGGATACAGCCGGGGAGACCATGGGCCGGGGTGGAGACACAGTGCTGGTCAGCATCGTCCACAAGGAGAGGAGAACCTG CATGGTGGAAGCCAAGGTGGTAGATAATGGCGACGGATCCTACGGTGTGTCCTACACACCCTTGAAGCCTGGCTCCTACTCTGCGTGGATCTGTGTCAAAGCTCAACACGTTAAG TGA